A single window of Streptomyces griseoviridis DNA harbors:
- a CDS encoding TetR/AcrR family transcriptional regulator — translation MPDTALPGAPGTGARTMRADARRNHARLVTEARAVFAAHGADASLEDIARRAGVGIGTLYRHFPNRHALLSAVFEDAVGDLLTRSRELLSAPEPCTALVTWLREMVRHAGEYRGLSRALMTMSTDTTSTLASRCGDPIREAGGALLARAKESRAIRPDVTITDLLQLTHAIALAAEESPTDPTLADRLLTLTLKGLKNTQP, via the coding sequence ATGCCGGACACGGCCTTGCCTGGCGCACCGGGAACCGGCGCGCGCACCATGCGGGCGGACGCGCGGCGCAATCACGCGCGGCTGGTCACCGAGGCCCGCGCGGTCTTCGCGGCGCACGGCGCGGACGCGTCCCTGGAGGACATCGCGCGCCGCGCGGGGGTCGGCATCGGCACCCTGTACCGGCACTTCCCGAACCGGCACGCCCTGCTGAGCGCGGTCTTCGAGGACGCGGTGGGCGACCTGCTGACCCGCTCCCGCGAACTGCTCTCGGCCCCCGAGCCGTGCACGGCGCTGGTGACCTGGCTGCGCGAGATGGTCAGGCACGCGGGCGAGTACCGGGGCCTGTCACGGGCGTTGATGACGATGTCGACGGACACGACGTCCACGTTGGCGTCCCGCTGCGGCGACCCGATCCGCGAGGCGGGCGGGGCGCTTCTGGCGAGGGCCAAGGAGTCGAGGGCGATCCGCCCGGACGTCACCATCACGGACCTCCTCCAACTGACCCACGCCATCGCCCTGGCAGCGGAGGAGTCCCCCACGGACCCCACCCTGGCCGACCGCCTCCTGACCCTGACCCTGAAAGGCCTGAAGAACACCCAACCCTGA
- a CDS encoding acetyl/propionyl/methylcrotonyl-CoA carboxylase subunit alpha: protein MRKVLIANRGEIAVRVARACQDAGIASVAVYAEPDRDALHVRAADEAFALGGDTPATSYLDMDKILNAAREAGADAVHPGYGFLSENAEFAQAVLDAGLIWIGPPPQAIRDLGDKVAARHIAQRAGAPLVAGTPDPVDSAAEVVAFAEEHGLPIAIKAAFGGGGRGLKVARTLEEVPELYESAVREAVVSFGRGECFVERYIDQPRHVETQCLADSHGNVVVISTRDCSLQRRHQKLVEEAPAPFLSQAQLDELYASSKAILKEAGYVGAGTVEFLVGLDGTISFLEVNTRLQVEHPVSEEVAGIDLVREMFRIADGEELGYGDPELRGHSFEFRINGEDPGRNFLPAPGTVTLFEPPSGPGVRLDAGVESGSVIGPAWDSLLAKLIVTGRTRKEALERASRALEAFRVEGMATAIPFHRAVVKDPAFAPELTGSTEPFTVFTRWIETEFVNEIKPFSAPADGETDEEPGRETVVVEVGGKRLEVSLPTSLGMSLARTGLAAGARPKRRAAKKSGPMASGDTLASPMQGTIVKVAVEEGQTVEAGDLIVVLEAMKMEQPLNAHRAGTIKGLAAEIGASVTSGAAICEIKD from the coding sequence GTGCGCAAGGTGCTCATCGCCAACCGTGGCGAAATCGCTGTCCGCGTGGCCCGGGCCTGCCAGGACGCGGGGATCGCGAGCGTTGCCGTCTACGCGGAGCCCGACCGGGACGCTCTGCACGTCCGCGCCGCGGATGAGGCGTTCGCCCTGGGCGGTGACACCCCGGCGACCAGCTACCTCGACATGGACAAGATCCTGAACGCGGCCCGCGAGGCCGGGGCCGACGCCGTCCACCCCGGGTACGGATTCCTCTCGGAGAACGCCGAGTTCGCCCAGGCGGTCCTGGACGCGGGTCTGATCTGGATCGGCCCGCCGCCGCAGGCCATCCGCGACCTCGGTGACAAGGTCGCCGCCCGGCACATCGCGCAGCGCGCCGGTGCCCCGCTGGTGGCCGGCACGCCCGACCCCGTCGACAGCGCGGCCGAGGTCGTCGCGTTCGCCGAGGAGCACGGCCTGCCGATCGCCATCAAGGCCGCGTTCGGCGGTGGCGGCCGGGGCCTGAAGGTGGCCCGCACCCTCGAAGAGGTGCCGGAGCTGTACGAGTCGGCGGTGCGCGAGGCCGTCGTCTCCTTCGGGCGCGGCGAGTGCTTCGTGGAGCGCTACATCGACCAGCCGCGGCACGTCGAGACCCAGTGCCTCGCGGACTCGCACGGCAACGTCGTCGTCATCTCCACGCGCGACTGCTCGCTCCAGCGCCGGCACCAGAAGCTGGTGGAGGAGGCGCCCGCGCCGTTCCTCTCGCAGGCGCAGCTCGACGAGCTGTACGCGTCGTCGAAGGCCATCCTGAAGGAGGCCGGGTACGTCGGCGCGGGCACGGTGGAGTTCCTCGTCGGCCTGGACGGCACGATCTCCTTCCTCGAGGTCAACACCCGTCTCCAGGTGGAGCACCCGGTCAGCGAGGAGGTCGCCGGGATCGACCTGGTCCGTGAGATGTTCCGGATCGCCGACGGCGAGGAGCTGGGCTACGGCGACCCCGAACTGCGCGGCCACTCCTTCGAGTTCCGCATCAACGGTGAGGACCCGGGCCGCAACTTCCTTCCCGCGCCCGGCACCGTCACCCTCTTCGAGCCGCCGTCAGGTCCGGGTGTGCGCCTCGACGCGGGTGTCGAGTCGGGCTCGGTCATCGGCCCGGCCTGGGACTCGCTGCTGGCGAAGCTGATCGTCACGGGACGCACCCGCAAGGAGGCCCTGGAGCGGGCCTCGCGCGCGCTGGAGGCGTTCCGGGTCGAGGGCATGGCGACGGCGATCCCGTTCCACCGCGCGGTGGTCAAGGACCCGGCGTTCGCGCCCGAACTGACCGGCTCCACCGAGCCGTTCACGGTCTTCACCCGCTGGATCGAGACGGAGTTCGTCAACGAGATCAAGCCGTTCTCGGCTCCCGCGGACGGTGAGACGGACGAGGAGCCCGGCCGGGAGACGGTCGTCGTCGAGGTCGGCGGCAAGCGTCTCGAGGTGTCGCTGCCGACGTCCCTCGGGATGTCGCTGGCCCGTACCGGCCTCGCGGCCGGGGCCCGCCCCAAGCGCCGGGCGGCGAAGAAGTCAGGCCCGATGGCGTCGGGCGACACCCTCGCCTCCCCGATGCAGGGCACGATCGTCAAGGTCGCGGTCGAGGAGGGCCAGACGGTCGAGGCGGGCGATCTGATCGTCGTCCTCGAAGCGATGAAGATGGAGCAGCCGCTGAACGCGCACCGGGCCGGCACGATCAAGGGCCTGGCGGCGGAGATCGGCGCGTCGGTCACCTCGGGCGCGGCGATCTGCGAGATCAAGGACTGA